DNA from Deinococcus multiflagellatus:
CGGCCAGCAGCAGGCGCCGGGCGCCTTCAGCGGCGGCGCGGCGCACCGCAATCACGTTGCCAAAGGCGTCCACGCGCACCTCGTCGGCCAGGGCGGAGGCCGCGCGGTACACCGCCCGCACCACGTCCCCTTCGCTGCCGCTGGGGCCGGTGAGGCGAACCAACTGGCGCAGGTGGGCAATCACGGGGGGCTCACTGCGCTCCCGGTCCGGGGCCAGCGACAGGGGGTGGTCTGACATCCCGCCATTAGACCGCACGGGGCGCCCTGGCCCCTTGAGCAAGCCCTCACGCGCGGCCAGTGGCCTGCATTCAGTCAATCTTGTGAGTCCCGGTGCCGGGCCGGGCGGGCCCCACATACTGCGGGGCGATGACGCTTCCCGAACCCCTTGGCTTCGTGCAGGTGCGCGGCGCGCGGGAACACAACCTCAAGGACGTGTCCCTGCAGCTGCCCAGAGACGCCCTGGTGGTGTTTACCGGGGTCTCGGGCTCTGGCAAGTCGTCGCTGGCCTTTGGCACCCTGTACGCCGAAGCGCAGCGGCGCTACCTGGAATCGGTCTCGCCCTACGCGCGGCGCCTGTTTCACCAGGTGGGCGCGCCGGATGTAGACGCCATTGACGGCCTGCCCCCAGCGGTGGCCCTGCAGCAGCAGCGCGGCGCGCCCAGCACCCGCTCCTCGGTGGGCAGCGTGACCACCCTGTCCAACCTCGTGCGCATGCTGTATTCCCGGGCCGGTGACTACCCTGAAGGGCAGGGCATCATCTACGCCGAGGGCTTTTCGCCCAACACCCCGGAAGGGGCCTGTCCCCACTGCCACGGCCTGGGGCAGGTGTACGAGGTGACAGAAGCATCTATGGTGCCGGACTCCTCACTCACCATCCGGGAGCGGGCGGTGGCGGCGTGGCCGCAGGCCTGGGGCGGGCAGAACCAGCGCGACATTCTGGTGAGCCTGGGCATCAATGTGGACGTGCCGTGGCGCGACCTGCCGCGGGACACGCGCGACTGGATTCTGTTCACCGAGGAGCAGCCGGTGGTGCCGGTGTATCCGGGCCTCACGCCAGAAGAGACCCGCCGGGCCGTGAAGCGCGGGCTGCCCCCCGGGTACATGGGCACCTTCAGCAGCGCGCGCCGGCATGTGCTGCACACCTTCGCCAACAGCGAGAGCGCCGCCATGAAACGGCGGGCGCAGGCGTACATGGTGTCGGCGCCGTGCCCGGTGTGTCACGGCAAGCGCCTGCGCCCCGAGGCCCTGGCGGTGCGCTTTGCCGGGCACGACATCACTGAGCTCTCGCGGCTGCCGCTTCAGGCCCTTTCGGCGCTGCTGCGCCCCTTTGCCCTGGGCAACGAGCGCGGCCACGCCCAGTTGCAGGCCGCGCGCCCGGAGCAGGCCGCCGCGCAGCAGCGTATGGCCGCCGACCTGTGCGCCCGCCTGGAAGTGCTGCTGGACCTGGGGCTGGGCTACCTGGGGCTGGACCGCTCCACCCCCACCCTGTCGCCCGGCGAACTGCAGCGCCTGCGGCTGGCCACGCAGCTGTACTCGCACCTGTTCGGCGTGGTGTACGTCCTAGATGAACCCTCCGCCGGCCTGCACCCCGCCGACACCGAGGCGCTGCTGGGCGCCCTGGACCGCCTGAAGGCCGCCGGCAACTCGCTGTTCGTGGTGGAACATGATCTGGACGTGGTGCGCCGCGCCGACTGGCTGGTGGACGTGGGCCCCGGCGCCGGAGAACAGGGCGGCGAGATTCTCTACAGTGGCCCGCCCAGCGGCCTGCAGGCGGTGGCGGCCTCCCAGACCGCGCGCTACCTCTTTGCTGCGCCTCAGCCCGCGCGCCCAGAAGCCCGCGCGCCGTCGGGCTGGCTCACGTTAAGCGGCGTCAAACGCCACAACCTGCGTGACCTGCAGGTGCGCTTTCCCCTGGGCGTGCTGACCAGCGTCACCGGCGTGTCTGGCTCCGGGAAATCCACGCTGGTGAGCCAGGTGCTGGTGGACACCCTGGCCGCCCACCTGGGCCAGAGCCCACCCACCGAAGACGATGAAGACCCGCAGACCCCAGCCGGCGTGACCGCGCAGCTGGGCGGCGACGTGGGCACCCTGTCGCGGCTGGTGCGGGTGGACCAGCGACCCATTGGGCGCACGCCGCGCAGCAACCTCGCCACGTACACCGGCCTGTTTGACGATGTGCGCAAGCTGTTCGCTCAGACGCCCCTGGCCCGGCAGCGCCGCTACAGCGCCGGGCGTTTCTCGTTCAACGTGAAGGGGGGCCGCTGCGAACACTGCCAAGGCGAAGGCTGGGTGATGGTTGAGCTGCTGTTCCTGCCCAGCGTGTATGCCCCCTGCCCGGTCTGCCACGGCGCCCGCTACAACGCCCAGACCCTGGAGGTGGAATACCGGGGCAAGACCATTGCCGAGGTCCTGAACCTGACCGTGGACGCGGCCTGGACCTTTTTTCAGGAGGACGCGGCCGTGTTCCGCGCACTGGACACCCTGCGGGAAGTGGGGCTGGGGTACCTGCGCCTGGGGCAGCCTGCCACCGAACTCTCCGGCGGAGAGGCGCAGCGCATCAAGCTCGCCACTGAACTGCAGCGCGCCGGGCGCGGCCACACGGTGTACGTGCTGGACGAACCCACCACCGGCCTGCACCCCGCCGATGTGGAGCGGCTGCGCCGCCAGCTGTTCCGGCTGGTCGAGGCTGGCCACACGGTCATTGCCGTCGAGCACGATATGCAGCTCGTGACCGCCAGCGACTGGGTGATTGACATTGGGCCGGGCGCTGGGGACAAGGGGGGGCAGATCGTGGCCCAGGGCACCCCGCAGGAGGTGGCGCAGGTCGCTGAGAGCCGCACGGCGCCCTACCTCGCCCGCGCGCTGCAGGCCCACCCTACCTGAGATGCAGCAGAAGCAGACGGCTGCAACGGCAGGTTCAGGCGCCTGTGTTCGCGGCCCTGACTCCTGAACAAACCCTTGCTCAGCCGGTCAGCGGTGTCCGAGGGCCAAGCGCTGGAAAGTCGGGTAGGGCTTCCAGTTCCCTGCCTTGCACAGTGGCCGGCTCTTCGGGACTAGGATGACGAGCGCTGTCCATCAAGCATGCCTGTATCCGCCACCTCTCGCCGTTGGCCGCACAGGGCGCCTCTCCCAGTTGGCTTCGT
Protein-coding regions in this window:
- the uvrA gene encoding excinuclease ABC subunit UvrA, with amino-acid sequence MTLPEPLGFVQVRGAREHNLKDVSLQLPRDALVVFTGVSGSGKSSLAFGTLYAEAQRRYLESVSPYARRLFHQVGAPDVDAIDGLPPAVALQQQRGAPSTRSSVGSVTTLSNLVRMLYSRAGDYPEGQGIIYAEGFSPNTPEGACPHCHGLGQVYEVTEASMVPDSSLTIRERAVAAWPQAWGGQNQRDILVSLGINVDVPWRDLPRDTRDWILFTEEQPVVPVYPGLTPEETRRAVKRGLPPGYMGTFSSARRHVLHTFANSESAAMKRRAQAYMVSAPCPVCHGKRLRPEALAVRFAGHDITELSRLPLQALSALLRPFALGNERGHAQLQAARPEQAAAQQRMAADLCARLEVLLDLGLGYLGLDRSTPTLSPGELQRLRLATQLYSHLFGVVYVLDEPSAGLHPADTEALLGALDRLKAAGNSLFVVEHDLDVVRRADWLVDVGPGAGEQGGEILYSGPPSGLQAVAASQTARYLFAAPQPARPEARAPSGWLTLSGVKRHNLRDLQVRFPLGVLTSVTGVSGSGKSTLVSQVLVDTLAAHLGQSPPTEDDEDPQTPAGVTAQLGGDVGTLSRLVRVDQRPIGRTPRSNLATYTGLFDDVRKLFAQTPLARQRRYSAGRFSFNVKGGRCEHCQGEGWVMVELLFLPSVYAPCPVCHGARYNAQTLEVEYRGKTIAEVLNLTVDAAWTFFQEDAAVFRALDTLREVGLGYLRLGQPATELSGGEAQRIKLATELQRAGRGHTVYVLDEPTTGLHPADVERLRRQLFRLVEAGHTVIAVEHDMQLVTASDWVIDIGPGAGDKGGQIVAQGTPQEVAQVAESRTAPYLARALQAHPT